In one window of Spiroplasma corruscae DNA:
- a CDS encoding PP2C family protein-serine/threonine phosphatase, translating to MKFRHTMLSDIGNYRKLNQDYAGFLESNEGYAFGIVCDGMGGHAHGEVASKIAVEKFLDIFKNQNFDGMNQRDINRWLRNSVNEILNEMVEYSNDHFETKDMGTTLTAILFTKIGAFVVNIGDSRTYKLVNDELHQITQDQNLWNSTPEAERNDMKMSGIYSEVNEVTFWKVLTSALGPQKTLRIDTYFIEDMKGLYILTTDGIHDYMDNDLTTSTLENNRIKLKDKASLIIEDAKENVSTDNLTILIIEVE from the coding sequence ATGAAATTTAGACATACAATGCTATCAGACATAGGAAATTATAGAAAACTAAATCAAGACTACGCTGGTTTTTTGGAAAGTAATGAAGGATATGCTTTTGGTATTGTTTGTGACGGAATGGGTGGACATGCCCATGGTGAAGTCGCTTCTAAAATTGCTGTTGAGAAATTTCTAGACATATTTAAAAATCAAAATTTTGATGGTATGAATCAAAGAGATATTAATCGATGGTTAAGAAATAGTGTTAATGAAATATTAAATGAAATGGTTGAATATTCAAACGATCACTTCGAAACTAAGGATATGGGCACAACTCTAACTGCGATACTTTTTACAAAGATTGGTGCATTTGTTGTAAATATTGGAGATTCAAGAACCTATAAACTTGTTAATGATGAGTTACATCAAATAACTCAAGATCAAAACTTATGAAACTCAACACCGGAAGCTGAAAGAAATGATATGAAAATGTCAGGAATTTACAGCGAAGTGAATGAGGTAACATTTTGAAAAGTACTAACTAGTGCGCTAGGTCCTCAAAAAACATTAAGGATTGATACTTATTTTATTGAAGATATGAAAGGTTTGTATATTCTAACAACTGATGGTATTCATGACTATATGGATAATGACTTAACTACTTCAACATTAGAAAATAATAGAATTAAATTAAAGGATAAAGCATCATTAATAATTGAAGATGCAAAGGAAAATGTATCGACAGATAATTTGACTATACTAATAATTGAGGTGGAGTAA
- a CDS encoding peptide deformylase, whose protein sequence is MEKDLLQAEIPTNKWLWKDTQPEVIRNISVDVNLPLSSEDELIMKKLIDFVRFSQDPIINDKESIDHLRPAVGLAAPQIGANKNMFFARFEWKKTITNPETNEKEKVIQAEEYAMVNAKITARSTKIACLDGGEGCLSVDKNYKGLVPRSYKIQVEGYNWLTKENINITLRGYKAIVFQHELDHNNGKLYYDHINKTNNYYSEDDWYFV, encoded by the coding sequence TTAGAAAAAGATCTTTTACAAGCAGAAATCCCAACAAATAAATGGTTATGGAAGGACACTCAACCCGAAGTTATAAGAAACATTTCTGTAGATGTTAATCTTCCTTTATCTAGTGAGGATGAATTAATTATGAAAAAACTTATCGACTTTGTGAGATTTAGCCAAGACCCAATAATTAACGATAAAGAAAGTATTGATCATTTAAGACCCGCTGTTGGTTTGGCAGCTCCACAAATAGGAGCAAATAAAAATATGTTTTTTGCTAGATTTGAATGAAAGAAAACTATAACAAATCCTGAAACTAATGAAAAAGAAAAAGTAATTCAAGCAGAAGAATATGCAATGGTTAATGCCAAAATTACAGCTAGAAGTACAAAAATAGCATGTTTAGATGGAGGCGAAGGCTGCTTAAGTGTTGATAAAAACTATAAAGGTTTGGTACCAAGAAGTTACAAAATACAAGTTGAAGGTTATAATTGATTAACTAAAGAAAATATAAATATTACTTTGAGAGGATATAAAGCCATTGTTTTTCAACACGAATTAGATCATAATAATGGAAAATTATACTATGATCATATTAATAAAACCAATAATTATTATTCAGAAGATGACTGGTACTTTGTTTAG
- a CDS encoding APC family permease, with amino-acid sequence MKTKKDQVGLPSLIWIGVSFIAGITFTASFSTVVASNEADGVGIHILWIFILEGAVAFMCAWAFAKLVKYHPQANGGGSQYVRTAFGKFWGLLMGIMNYSVVPLIGMGLIVSMVRQNFDGGDNNLVGYNKDGSWGSWGPWGSLYLDLIAFGLYMFAGTIIFFGIKKYKYVSVVIAYLTWGITISIMIFGLAAGFTSESSGLDYYISNSKLSFGSFSKTFTTVFFAFAGIETFISTGKNIKKRSRNMPIAIIVIMIVTTIFYILFSLIIMFAVNDRFIGNPNLQVFKKFDSRFLQNFGPWLIIICTVLMRFNSSLQVTLFGGAVLEPLSSQRFISKKFKKENKENVPVAGVITTILIISITGFFFLFIPDIVQGTIKQPSPFNYGTIANVASILLLSIYYLVIPTAIVQGIRKKIKVRIWEYVGWCITMLLLTFFFVMYFTDLLKGFMKSNDIQSILSSSFQLIYIFSLIVITLLLYFVYNKKVLEKIKDNEIEMKELEEYEKLFTIVLQKDN; translated from the coding sequence ATGAAAACTAAGAAAGATCAGGTTGGCCTTCCTTCACTTATATGAATAGGAGTAAGTTTTATTGCAGGAATAACATTTACTGCAAGTTTCTCAACAGTAGTCGCTTCAAATGAAGCGGATGGTGTTGGTATACATATACTTTGGATATTTATATTGGAAGGTGCTGTTGCATTTATGTGTGCGTGAGCATTTGCCAAACTTGTAAAATATCATCCCCAAGCAAATGGTGGTGGAAGTCAATATGTCAGAACTGCATTTGGTAAGTTCTGAGGTTTATTAATGGGAATAATGAATTATTCCGTAGTTCCATTAATTGGAATGGGACTTATTGTATCAATGGTACGTCAAAATTTTGATGGCGGAGACAATAATCTAGTTGGATATAACAAAGATGGTTCTTGAGGTTCTTGAGGACCTTGAGGTAGTCTATATCTTGACTTGATTGCATTTGGATTATATATGTTCGCTGGAACAATCATATTTTTTGGAATTAAAAAATATAAATACGTTTCTGTAGTAATAGCATATTTAACTTGAGGAATAACTATTTCAATTATGATTTTTGGACTAGCAGCTGGATTCACAAGTGAATCATCAGGTCTAGACTATTACATAAGCAATTCAAAACTAAGTTTTGGTTCATTTAGCAAAACTTTTACAACTGTTTTCTTTGCATTCGCTGGAATAGAGACATTTATATCAACTGGTAAGAATATTAAAAAAAGAAGCAGAAACATGCCTATTGCTATAATAGTAATTATGATTGTTACAACAATATTTTATATCCTATTTAGTTTGATAATTATGTTTGCGGTTAACGATAGATTTATTGGTAACCCTAATCTACAAGTTTTTAAAAAATTTGATAGTAGATTTCTTCAAAACTTTGGACCTTGATTAATAATAATCTGTACAGTTCTTATGAGATTTAACTCATCTTTACAAGTAACTCTATTTGGTGGAGCTGTATTAGAACCATTATCATCACAAAGATTTATATCAAAAAAATTTAAAAAAGAAAATAAAGAAAATGTACCAGTTGCTGGTGTTATAACTACAATATTAATAATATCAATAACTGGATTTTTCTTCTTGTTTATTCCTGATATTGTACAAGGAACCATTAAGCAACCTTCACCATTTAATTATGGTACTATAGCAAACGTCGCGTCAATATTATTGCTATCAATTTATTATCTAGTAATACCAACCGCAATTGTTCAAGGTATTAGAAAAAAAATAAAAGTTAGAATTTGAGAATACGTCGGTTGATGCATAACCATGCTTCTACTAACATTCTTCTTTGTTATGTACTTTACGGATCTATTAAAAGGATTTATGAAAAGTAATGATATTCAATCAATTCTGTCAAGTTCATTCCAATTAATATATATATTCTCATTAATAGTAATAACTCTTTTACTTTACTTTGTATATAATAAAAAAGTATTAGAAAAAATTAAGGATAATGAAATAGAAATGAAGGAGTTAGAAGAATACGAAAAGTTATTCACAATTGTTTTACAAAAAGATAATTAA
- a CDS encoding ribonuclease J, with product MENNKENIVTNLEKKIEVRKLKDNKNPERKKVAYSEYPTKVFALGGLEEVGKNTYCIEHDDEIIILDAGVKFPDNTQLGITAVIPDFSYLVENNEKVKGLFITHGHEDHIGGIPYLLQQVDVPVIYAPELAAALIRDRLKEFKLQNKTVVKEYVENDVYATKYFRLEFAAVNHSIPDAFGIYVDTPNGAIFSTGDYKFDWTPLGHNANIQRLSQWGNEGIQLLMADSTNAEVEGYTIGEKKIIQNIDVHFLKAKGRIIIASFASNVHRLQHIIELANKYSRRIIVIGRSIERIIKIIRQIGHLNINDKMFIKPNEIDNYPKNQIMILCTGSQGEAMAALSRISRLEHQTIKIIPGDTVIMSSSPIPGNRADVENVVNNLTKIGANVIENSGENKIHTSGHASQEEQKLLFTLLKPKFFMPMHGEYRMLKTHGETASSVNVKKDNVFVVANGDQILLHNGTAELGKRVPADAIFIDGKDMTGKASNVIRERNILSHDGLMAVIISIDSQTNKLSSQPRIVSRGSFYVRESGNVIAEAINIVTNAVLTVLNSNKPTFGAIKNSIKESLSPFIFRCKRRNPLIIPVILNRKAENK from the coding sequence ATGGAAAATAATAAAGAAAATATAGTAACTAATTTAGAAAAAAAAATTGAGGTTAGGAAATTAAAAGATAATAAAAATCCAGAAAGAAAAAAAGTTGCGTACTCTGAGTACCCTACTAAAGTATTTGCTTTGGGTGGACTTGAAGAAGTAGGAAAAAACACATATTGTATTGAACATGACGATGAGATTATAATTTTAGATGCTGGTGTAAAGTTTCCAGATAATACTCAATTAGGTATTACTGCAGTTATACCAGATTTTAGTTATCTTGTTGAAAATAATGAAAAAGTAAAAGGACTATTCATTACACACGGTCACGAAGACCACATAGGAGGTATTCCTTACTTATTGCAACAGGTTGATGTACCAGTTATATATGCACCTGAATTAGCAGCAGCTTTAATTAGAGATCGTTTGAAAGAATTTAAATTACAAAATAAAACTGTAGTTAAAGAATATGTTGAAAATGATGTATATGCTACAAAATACTTTAGATTAGAGTTTGCGGCTGTAAACCACTCAATCCCTGATGCATTTGGAATTTATGTAGATACTCCTAATGGAGCTATTTTTTCGACTGGAGATTACAAATTCGATTGAACTCCATTGGGTCATAATGCAAATATCCAAAGATTGTCTCAATGAGGTAACGAAGGTATTCAACTTTTAATGGCTGATTCAACTAATGCAGAAGTTGAAGGATATACAATTGGTGAGAAAAAAATAATTCAAAATATCGATGTACATTTTTTAAAAGCTAAAGGGCGTATAATAATTGCTTCATTTGCTTCTAATGTCCATAGATTACAACACATTATCGAATTAGCTAATAAATATAGTAGACGAATAATAGTTATTGGAAGAAGTATTGAAAGAATTATAAAAATCATTAGACAAATTGGTCATTTGAATATTAATGACAAAATGTTTATTAAACCAAATGAAATTGACAATTACCCAAAAAATCAGATTATGATTCTGTGTACTGGAAGTCAAGGAGAGGCAATGGCTGCGCTTTCACGAATTTCTAGACTGGAACACCAAACAATTAAGATAATTCCAGGAGATACAGTGATTATGTCATCATCTCCTATTCCAGGTAATAGAGCAGACGTAGAAAATGTAGTCAATAATTTAACAAAAATTGGAGCCAACGTTATTGAAAACAGTGGCGAAAATAAAATACATACATCAGGACATGCAAGTCAAGAAGAGCAAAAATTACTTTTTACTTTACTTAAACCAAAGTTCTTTATGCCAATGCATGGAGAGTATCGAATGCTTAAAACGCATGGAGAAACTGCAAGTTCTGTTAATGTAAAAAAAGATAATGTATTTGTTGTTGCTAACGGAGATCAAATTTTATTACACAATGGTACAGCTGAATTGGGAAAGAGAGTTCCAGCTGATGCAATTTTCATTGATGGTAAGGATATGACTGGTAAGGCTAGCAACGTCATAAGAGAGAGAAATATATTAAGTCACGATGGCTTGATGGCTGTAATAATCTCAATAGATTCACAAACTAATAAATTATCTTCACAACCAAGAATAGTATCAAGAGGAAGTTTTTATGTCAGAGAAAGTGGTAATGTGATTGCTGAAGCAATTAATATAGTTACCAATGCTGTTCTTACAGTTCTTAATTCTAACAAACCTACCTTTGGTGCTATTAAAAACTCAATTAAAGAGTCATTATCTCCTTTTATTTTTAGATGTAAGAGAAGAAATCCTTTAATTATACCAGTCATACTAAACAGAAAGGCTGAAAATAAATAG
- a CDS encoding serine/threonine-protein kinase codes for MQNYVRGEILAERYEVIEEIGKGGMASVFKAKDIYTKTIVAVKVISLDIVTKPVGQERFEIEKEAFAKLGSSPYVVKLFDVIQSGSEWLIILENIDGGTLKDKYQQFGAMTLSEIKYYFPKLCDALELAHKLGIIHRDIKPDNVLLTKSGQVKLSDFGISVMEGFNSELEKAIGTPKYMPPEIIAAQKPTPQSDIYSLGIMLYEFATGIAPFIHKEPKKIAIKHINDLPTYPRLINPSIPQSLENIILKMIEKEPRNRYTSVAEVKRDILKIKSTDIVKQYNYHNKASISTGQRVKKVRVGTYYSKLPFVAKNRFSILLSLFILAFIIAFVSVLVFV; via the coding sequence ATGCAAAATTACGTTAGAGGAGAAATACTAGCTGAGAGATATGAAGTCATCGAAGAAATTGGAAAGGGTGGAATGGCTTCAGTTTTTAAAGCGAAAGATATATATACCAAAACAATAGTCGCTGTTAAAGTAATTTCTCTTGATATAGTTACAAAGCCAGTAGGACAAGAACGATTTGAAATAGAAAAAGAAGCTTTTGCTAAGTTGGGTAGTAGTCCATATGTAGTAAAACTTTTTGATGTTATTCAATCAGGAAGCGAATGATTAATCATTTTAGAAAATATTGATGGTGGAACACTAAAAGATAAATACCAACAGTTTGGTGCCATGACACTTTCGGAAATCAAATATTATTTCCCAAAATTATGTGATGCTTTGGAATTAGCCCATAAATTAGGTATTATTCACAGGGATATAAAGCCAGATAATGTATTACTAACTAAAAGTGGTCAAGTAAAACTTTCAGATTTTGGTATTTCTGTTATGGAAGGATTTAATTCGGAATTAGAAAAAGCAATTGGTACTCCTAAGTATATGCCACCCGAGATTATCGCAGCGCAAAAACCAACTCCACAAAGTGATATTTATTCATTGGGTATAATGCTTTATGAGTTTGCAACCGGTATTGCACCATTTATCCATAAAGAACCAAAAAAAATTGCAATTAAGCACATTAATGATTTACCAACTTATCCAAGACTAATTAATCCTTCCATTCCTCAAAGTCTTGAAAATATAATATTAAAAATGATTGAAAAAGAACCAAGAAATAGATATACATCAGTTGCAGAAGTTAAAAGAGATATATTAAAAATTAAATCAACAGATATTGTTAAACAATATAATTATCATAATAAGGCGTCTATCTCAACTGGGCAAAGAGTAAAAAAAGTACGAGTAGGTACTTATTATAGTAAACTTCCATTTGTCGCAAAAAATAGGTTCTCAATACTTTTATCCTTATTTATTTTGGCTTTTATAATAGCATTTGTTTCTGTCTTAGTGTTTGTTTAA
- the rlmN gene encoding 23S rRNA (adenine(2503)-C(2))-methyltransferase RlmN: protein MKKSIFNYTLDKLGLFLEENGFKKYSAKQIFNWLYVKNVLDFEQMTNLSKDLKVFLSNNFIINHLNMLVSEESHDGTIKLLFMLDDKRTIETVLMSQKYGQSVCVTTQVGCKMACKFCASGLIKTERNLEIHEMVLQILTINNILREKYKDDPDNPRSRVSHIVVMGIGEPFDNFDNVWDFVNIVNNDHSFNIGARHITISTCGVVPKIIEFANLNSQVNLAISLHAPNNEIRNKLMPINKAYPIEKLFEAVKYYINKTNRRITFEYILIEDINDSEENARELAKLIKGINGYVNLIPYNEVEENPFKRSTKISQFFSVLRKLNVNAILRKEFGNDINAACGQLRAKREGIIKNEI from the coding sequence ATGAAGAAAAGTATATTTAATTACACACTTGATAAGTTAGGTTTATTTTTAGAAGAAAATGGTTTTAAAAAATATTCTGCTAAACAAATTTTTAATTGATTATATGTAAAAAATGTTTTAGATTTTGAACAAATGACAAATTTAAGTAAAGATCTAAAAGTTTTTTTATCAAATAATTTTATTATTAACCATCTAAATATGTTGGTTTCAGAAGAATCTCATGATGGTACTATAAAACTTCTGTTTATGTTAGATGATAAGAGAACAATTGAAACCGTTTTAATGTCTCAAAAGTATGGACAATCTGTTTGTGTTACAACACAAGTTGGCTGCAAAATGGCTTGCAAGTTTTGTGCTTCTGGTTTAATAAAAACTGAAAGAAACCTAGAAATACATGAAATGGTTTTACAAATTCTAACTATTAATAATATTTTAAGGGAAAAATATAAGGATGACCCAGATAATCCAAGATCTAGAGTAAGTCATATTGTTGTAATGGGTATAGGGGAACCTTTTGATAACTTTGATAATGTTTGAGACTTTGTAAATATTGTGAATAATGACCATAGTTTCAATATCGGTGCTAGACACATAACAATATCAACTTGTGGCGTTGTTCCTAAAATAATTGAGTTCGCAAATCTTAACTCACAAGTAAACTTAGCGATATCACTACATGCTCCTAATAATGAAATAAGAAACAAATTAATGCCAATTAATAAAGCGTATCCAATTGAAAAATTATTTGAAGCAGTAAAATACTACATTAATAAAACTAATAGAAGAATTACTTTTGAGTATATTTTAATAGAAGATATAAATGATTCAGAAGAAAATGCAAGGGAGTTAGCAAAATTAATTAAAGGAATAAACGGTTATGTAAATTTAATACCTTATAATGAAGTAGAGGAAAATCCTTTTAAGAGATCTACTAAAATTAGTCAGTTTTTTTCTGTATTAAGAAAATTAAATGTCAATGCAATATTAAGAAAAGAGTTTGGTAATGACATAAATGCAGCTTGTGGTCAGTTGAGAGCAAAAAGAGAAGGAATAATAAAAAATGAAATTTAG
- the gmk gene encoding guanylate kinase: MKKGKIIILSGPSGVGKGTINKELAKDQTLNLTQSISMTTREPRPGEVDGVNYFFVDKKTFKDAIQHDELIEHAEFIGNYYGTPRKYLYDKIEKGENVVLEIEVIGATQILKKEEPINLVSIFLMPPNLKQLENRLRNRGTENEEVIKQRLDKALLEIPLKHKYQYVITIDSVDDAVKKVKDVLLKENTLSMDWKESKYYKLKEDIKKVIIDQYMFLVNNWKDNVIHLDDFKEDKDFNFEEYLVNFLTEKIYKYVLAFKEIEYLDNFTNVQSIAEKFMLDFNFFTIKQDL, encoded by the coding sequence ATGAAAAAAGGAAAGATTATAATTTTATCAGGTCCTTCAGGAGTAGGAAAAGGGACTATTAATAAGGAACTTGCAAAAGATCAAACGCTAAACCTAACTCAATCAATATCAATGACAACAAGAGAACCCAGACCTGGAGAAGTTGATGGAGTAAATTACTTTTTTGTTGATAAAAAAACTTTTAAAGATGCAATTCAACATGATGAATTAATTGAACATGCTGAATTTATTGGTAACTATTATGGAACTCCAAGAAAATATCTTTATGATAAAATCGAAAAAGGTGAAAATGTAGTTCTTGAAATCGAAGTTATTGGAGCTACACAAATATTAAAAAAAGAAGAACCTATTAACTTGGTTTCAATATTTTTAATGCCGCCAAATTTAAAGCAACTTGAAAACAGGCTAAGAAATAGGGGAACAGAAAATGAAGAAGTTATCAAACAAAGATTAGATAAGGCATTACTTGAAATACCTTTAAAACATAAATATCAATATGTAATTACAATAGATAGTGTTGATGATGCTGTTAAAAAAGTCAAAGATGTTTTGTTAAAAGAAAACACTTTAAGTATGGACTGAAAAGAAAGTAAGTATTATAAACTTAAAGAAGATATAAAAAAAGTAATTATCGATCAATATATGTTCTTGGTTAATAATTGAAAAGATAATGTTATCCATTTAGATGACTTTAAAGAAGATAAAGACTTCAACTTTGAAGAATACCTTGTTAACTTCTTGACCGAAAAAATTTATAAATATGTTTTAGCATTTAAAGAAATTGAGTACTTAGATAATTTTACAAATGTGCAATCTATTGCAGAAAAGTTTATGCTTGATTTTAATTTCTTTACAATAAAACAAGATTTGTAA
- the rsmB gene encoding 16S rRNA (cytosine(967)-C(5))-methyltransferase RsmB produces the protein MTPRHIALNILNKVIYNNQFSNKLLNKLKQNSKLSNSDIFFIFKLVYGVIQYKIYLQYVCDKLIKKEIPEKKIYLIIWMALYQLNYLKAEPYYVINEAVNLCKKINIKYVGLVNATLRNCIQESVWEINIKNKKNIKPLSQGIPYWLYSQIKNQYGNEVSDKWLLNINDETSLYVRVNTLKVSNTQFYLSYKDELSLEKVDKVNDFYKSSSKIFQIKLIEDGIVYIQDPLSGLTCQLLNPKKDNYILDMCCAPGGKLSYIYQLVNGKANIKGIELNLLKKNILLNNLKRLGIKNIDIEFIDALNFETSDVYDYILLDAPCSGYGVIKNKPEIRLKKYSDEEMNKLYDIQLSLLNKAYDLLKVNGSLVYSTCTINKKENEEMIKNFLALHKNIKIVFEKQYFGYEFNTNGFYMCKLIKL, from the coding sequence ATGACTCCAAGACATATTGCATTAAATATTTTAAATAAGGTCATTTATAACAATCAATTTTCAAATAAGTTATTAAATAAGTTAAAACAAAATTCAAAACTATCCAATAGTGATATTTTTTTTATTTTCAAATTAGTATATGGCGTAATTCAGTACAAAATTTATTTACAGTATGTTTGTGATAAATTGATTAAAAAAGAAATTCCTGAAAAGAAGATATACTTAATTATTTGAATGGCTCTATATCAATTAAATTATTTAAAGGCGGAGCCATATTATGTTATTAATGAAGCTGTTAATTTATGCAAAAAAATTAATATAAAGTATGTTGGATTAGTTAATGCTACTTTAAGAAATTGTATTCAAGAAAGCGTTTGAGAGATAAATATAAAAAATAAAAAAAACATTAAACCATTAAGTCAAGGTATTCCATATTGATTATATTCACAAATTAAAAACCAATATGGTAATGAAGTCTCTGATAAATGGCTATTAAATATTAACGATGAAACAAGTTTGTATGTAAGAGTAAATACGTTGAAAGTTTCTAATACCCAATTTTATTTAAGTTACAAAGATGAATTATCTTTAGAAAAGGTTGATAAAGTAAATGATTTTTACAAGAGTAGCTCAAAAATCTTTCAAATTAAATTAATTGAAGATGGTATAGTATATATTCAAGATCCATTAAGTGGATTAACTTGCCAATTACTTAATCCAAAAAAAGATAATTACATACTTGATATGTGTTGCGCTCCTGGTGGAAAACTAAGTTATATTTATCAGTTGGTTAATGGAAAAGCTAATATTAAAGGTATCGAATTAAATCTATTGAAAAAAAATATACTATTAAATAATCTAAAAAGATTAGGTATTAAGAACATAGATATTGAGTTTATTGATGCTTTGAATTTTGAAACAAGTGATGTTTATGATTATATCTTATTGGATGCACCTTGTTCTGGTTATGGAGTAATAAAAAACAAACCTGAGATTAGGTTAAAAAAATATTCGGATGAAGAAATGAATAAATTATATGATATACAATTATCATTATTAAATAAAGCTTATGATTTATTAAAAGTTAATGGTTCATTAGTTTACTCAACGTGCACTATAAATAAAAAAGAAAACGAAGAAATGATAAAAAACTTCTTAGCCTTGCATAAAAATATCAAAATTGTATTTGAAAAACAATATTTTGGTTATGAATTTAACACAAACGGGTTCTACATGTGCAAACTAATTAAGTTGTAG
- the rsmD gene encoding 16S rRNA (guanine(966)-N(2))-methyltransferase RsmD has translation MKVISGKYRGRKLQVLDGKNTRPTLTRVKEDMFNVLNNYFIYEGKKCLDLFAGSGALGIEALSRGIDHVYFNEHNKEALKIIKSNLKNIDKEYYTLLSLDYNVALNLLHSSSVKVDLIFLDPPFIEKEYYVKFFDFIRVNKILNNYGILIIESQQKLKNELLIGFTSLKYKDYKNKHLYIIRLEEDN, from the coding sequence ATGAAGGTTATTAGTGGTAAGTATAGAGGGCGTAAGTTACAAGTGTTAGATGGTAAAAATACTAGACCAACTTTAACAAGAGTAAAAGAAGATATGTTTAATGTTTTAAACAATTATTTTATATACGAGGGTAAAAAATGTTTAGATCTATTTGCTGGTAGTGGTGCACTAGGTATAGAAGCTTTATCAAGAGGCATTGATCACGTTTATTTTAATGAACATAACAAAGAAGCTTTAAAAATAATTAAATCTAATTTAAAGAATATAGATAAAGAGTATTATACATTATTAAGTCTTGATTATAATGTAGCATTAAATTTATTGCATTCAAGTAGTGTTAAAGTTGATTTAATATTTTTAGACCCACCATTTATAGAAAAAGAATACTACGTAAAATTCTTTGACTTCATTAGAGTCAATAAAATACTTAATAATTATGGTATATTAATAATAGAATCTCAACAAAAGTTAAAAAATGAATTATTAATAGGTTTTACTAGCTTAAAATACAAAGACTATAAGAATAAACATCTATATATAATAAGATTAGAGGAAGATAACTAA
- a CDS encoding phosphoglycerate kinase: MKKTLKDVNVSNKTVLVRVDFNVPIKDGVITDDNRIRAALPTINYLIEKNSKVVLFSHLSRIKEEADKAKKSLRPIAEKLEELLGKKVFFVDQTRGKELENSINNLKNGEVLLFENTRFEDVKDNEVVKYESKNNEELGKYWASLGDLFVNDAFGTAHRKHASNVGIASNISESCVGFLVQKELEMLAKGIDNPEHPFIAIIGGAKVSDKIGVIDNLLTKADKIIIGGGMAYTFFKAQGHSIGKSLCEEDKVELAKSYLEKSNGKIVLPVDSATNNEFKDSPANFAGLDLPEDQMGLDIGPKSIELFQDLLKGAKTVAWNGPMGVFEFEHYKKGTVGVCEAIANLKDAFTLIGGGDSAAAAIQLGYKDKFTHISTGGGASLEYMEGKVLPGIDIIQNK; encoded by the coding sequence ATGAAAAAAACTTTAAAAGATGTAAATGTTAGTAATAAGACAGTTCTTGTAAGAGTAGATTTTAATGTACCTATCAAAGATGGTGTTATAACTGATGATAATAGAATTAGAGCAGCATTGCCAACAATAAATTACTTAATTGAAAAAAATTCAAAAGTTGTTTTATTTTCACACTTAAGCAGAATCAAAGAAGAAGCAGATAAAGCTAAAAAATCATTAAGACCTATTGCAGAAAAATTAGAAGAATTACTTGGAAAAAAAGTATTTTTTGTAGATCAAACACGTGGAAAAGAACTTGAAAATTCAATTAACAATTTAAAAAATGGTGAAGTTTTATTATTTGAAAATACAAGATTTGAAGATGTTAAGGATAATGAAGTCGTTAAATATGAGTCAAAAAATAATGAAGAACTTGGTAAATACTGAGCAAGTTTAGGAGATTTATTCGTAAATGATGCATTTGGTACAGCTCATAGAAAACATGCATCAAATGTTGGTATAGCTTCAAATATATCAGAAAGTTGCGTTGGTTTCTTAGTTCAAAAAGAGTTAGAAATGTTAGCTAAAGGAATAGATAATCCAGAACATCCATTCATAGCTATAATTGGTGGAGCAAAAGTTTCAGATAAAATTGGTGTTATAGATAATTTATTAACAAAGGCAGACAAAATTATTATTGGTGGTGGAATGGCTTATACTTTTTTCAAAGCACAAGGTCATTCAATAGGTAAATCACTATGTGAAGAAGATAAAGTTGAACTTGCAAAAAGTTACCTAGAAAAATCAAATGGAAAAATAGTGCTTCCAGTTGATTCAGCAACTAATAACGAATTTAAAGATAGTCCTGCAAACTTTGCTGGTCTAGATTTACCAGAAGATCAAATGGGATTAGATATTGGTCCAAAATCAATTGAATTATTCCAAGATTTATTAAAAGGTGCTAAAACTGTTGCCTGAAATGGACCTATGGGAGTATTTGAATTTGAACATTACAAAAAAGGTACTGTTGGAGTGTGTGAGGCAATCGCTAATTTAAAAGATGCATTTACTTTAATTGGTGGTGGAGACTCAGCTGCAGCAGCAATTCAGTTAGGTTACAAGGATAAATTTACTCATATTTCAACTGGTGGTGGAGCATCTCTTGAATACATGGAAGGAAAAGTACTTCCAGGAATAGACATTATACAAAATAAATAA